From a single Schistosoma mansoni strain Puerto Rico chromosome 4, complete genome genomic region:
- a CDS encoding putative nk homeobox protein codes for MDSYIQCEEDQFSDQSIESKPQQLHESKSPNPTIQSINMNPSFIKSKQNSSYSFNQITQLKNSTFNHQIIQSTNNAHTINDYPIKTCKRRLTDKTIQVTHQNKRSREINNWPYSLLSTKLPKDNLKMNIETDELPTRQHQQQQVPYNKRFDFNNIHGKVDSCFNVNDSNMKPRRARTAFTYEQLVTLENKFKMTRYLSVCERLNLALSLNLTETQVKIWFQNRRTKWKKQNPGKDVNMQNDKSFISKVMISSTSSLSSTVSTVSMPKYYQQIWSSLNKQNNNLIQNHSTSQLNNERFTNDDIKHSMNSISIPTSEVYLDNLKSIIDNKVLYNKNVFQQANLNNHNHDDPSILTNINESCLDYKSELHNPMKNIFNESMNSLPTYIYPTLFKPISNHESKIPSSTSTSSSLKWNPVEMIPNSIEHNDKNKKLNNEQNETIIWNKNSMTDVAYAMLTNSFEQTNFKQYLNQWTEKNELFNSISNNNNSRILSTEVNSKNIELSKIKQFGDEKRKLN; via the exons AAGATCAATTCTctgatcaatcaattgaatCCAAACCCCAACAATTGCATGAATCAAAATCACCGAATCCAACTATACAATCTATAAATATGAATCCATCTTTTATAAAATCcaaacaaaattcatcatattcaTTCAATCAAATTACACAATTAAAAAATTCTACATTTAATCATCAAATTATTCAATCAACAAATAATGCACATACAATCAATGATTACCCTATAAAAACTTGTAAACGTAGATTAACTGATAAAACTATACAAGTAACTCATCAAAATAAACGTTCACGTGAAATCAACAATTGGCCTTATTCTTTATTATCAACTAAATTACCTAAAGATAATctaaaaatgaatattgaaaCAGACGAATTACCAACAAgacaacatcaacaacaacaagtaCCATATAATAAAAGATTTgattttaataatattcatgGTAAAGTTGATTCATGTTT taatgtaaATGATTCAAATATGAAACCAAGACGTGCAAGAACTGCTTTCACTTATGAACAATTAGTTACATTAgagaataaatttaaaatgacAAGATATTTATCAGTATGTGAACGTTTAAATCTTGCTTTATCATTAAATCTTACAGAAACACAAGTAAAAATATGGTTTCAAAATAGACGCACAAAATGGAAAAAACAAAATCCTGGTAAAGATGTTAATATGCAAAATGATAAGTCATTTATTTCTAAAGTAATGATATCATCTACATCGTCATTATCATCAACAGTGAGTACAGTTTCAATGCCAA AATATTATCAACAAATATGGTCatctttaaataaacaaaataataacttGATACAAAATCATTCAACTTCACAATTGAACAATGAACGATTTACCAATGATGATATTAAACATTCAATGAATTCAATAAGTATACCTACATCGGAAGTTTACCTTGATAATCTTAAATCAATCATAGATAATAAAGTATTGtataataaaaatgtattcCAACAAGCCAAtcttaataatcataatcatgatGATCCATCTATTTTAACGAATATAAATGAATCTTGTTTAGATTATAAAAGTGAATTACATAATcctatgaaaaatatattcaatgaATCTATGAACTCATTACCTACTTATATATATCCAACTCTATTTAAACCAATCTCTAATCATGAATCTAAAATACCATcgtcaacatcaacatcatcatcattgaaatGGAATCCAGTTGAAATGATACCGAATTCTATTGAACACAATGATAAAAATAAGaaattgaataatgaacaaaatgaaACGATAATATGGAATAAGAATTCCATGACTGATGTTGCTTATGCCATGTTAACAAATTCATTTGAAcaaacaaattttaaacaatatttaaatcAATGGACAGagaaaaatgaattattcaattccatttcaaacaataataatagtcgaATCTTATCAACAGAAGTAAATTCTAAAAATATAGAATTatctaaaataaaacaattcg gagatgagaaaagaaaattaaattga